The proteins below are encoded in one region of Candidatus Dadabacteria bacterium:
- a CDS encoding UbiX family flavin prenyltransferase has product MRTIVGITGASGVAYGVDFLRRCPDEKYLVASKWGKRVLHEELGLKIEELRPWVTDIYSDSDLASPFSSGSNHFDSMVIVPCSVSTLAKIANGIADTLITRIAAVALKEKRRLVIALRETPLGTIALENALKLSREGVVIAPISPTDYMGAESISDVVSGYVDKLLGLVGVDTGRGWRRDELE; this is encoded by the coding sequence ATGAGAACCATAGTCGGAATTACTGGAGCTTCCGGAGTCGCTTACGGGGTTGATTTCCTTAGAAGATGCCCTGATGAGAAATATCTGGTGGCGAGCAAGTGGGGCAAAAGAGTCCTTCACGAGGAACTCGGCCTAAAGATTGAGGAACTGCGGCCTTGGGTGACTGATATTTACAGTGATTCTGACCTCGCGTCTCCTTTTTCATCGGGAAGCAACCATTTCGATTCCATGGTCATAGTGCCGTGTTCTGTATCAACGCTTGCCAAGATCGCAAACGGCATAGCCGATACCCTCATAACGAGAATAGCGGCCGTGGCGCTAAAGGAGAAAAGAAGGCTCGTAATCGCTCTCAGGGAGACGCCGCTTGGCACAATCGCCCTTGAGAACGCCCTTAAGCTTTCCCGCGAGGGAGTCGTTATCGCGCCGATCTCTCCGACTGATTACATGGGTGCCGAATCGATCTCCGATGTGGTGAGCGGATACGTGGACAAGCTTTTAGGCCTCGTGGGTGTCGATACCGGCAGGGGATGGAGGAGGGACGAACTGGAGTAG
- a CDS encoding 4-hydroxybenzoate octaprenyltransferase translates to MTFLKNLSGFLRIEHTFFSLPVIFAGAFLAAGGIFSVRLFVLIVLAGTGARTAALALNRIFDREIDRENPRTEKRELPSGKMSMGEAVAVAAVGALLYFVCAYLICPLVFLLSPIPLVAFTVYPLMKRFTSLCHFGVGLSLALGPLGGWLAVRCSFEEMLPAIMLSVFTFLWISGFDIIYATADEEFDRRRGIYSLVARFGKEKALSVSRISHLLSFVSLVFLYLLSFRGFLALLPLLLCGYLLYLEHRSFGQVDSAFFRTNILIGFAVLFFTLAGIYLP, encoded by the coding sequence ATGACGTTTTTAAAAAATCTCTCGGGATTTCTTAGAATAGAGCACACGTTTTTTTCCCTTCCGGTTATCTTCGCGGGCGCTTTTTTGGCCGCCGGCGGGATATTCAGTGTCCGGCTTTTCGTGCTGATTGTCCTTGCGGGGACAGGGGCGCGAACCGCCGCTCTGGCGCTTAACAGGATTTTTGACCGGGAAATAGACCGGGAGAACCCGAGAACCGAAAAAAGAGAGCTTCCCTCGGGCAAGATGAGCATGGGCGAGGCCGTGGCCGTGGCGGCTGTGGGAGCCCTGCTTTACTTTGTCTGCGCCTATCTTATATGTCCGCTTGTCTTCCTTCTCTCCCCGATTCCGCTTGTGGCATTTACTGTCTATCCGCTGATGAAAAGATTTACTAGCCTCTGTCATTTCGGTGTGGGACTCTCCCTTGCGCTCGGTCCGCTTGGCGGATGGCTTGCCGTGAGGTGCTCTTTTGAGGAGATGCTTCCGGCAATCATGCTCTCGGTTTTCACTTTCCTATGGATTTCGGGGTTTGACATCATATACGCCACGGCCGACGAGGAGTTTGACCGCCGCCGCGGAATTTACTCACTTGTCGCCCGTTTCGGCAAAGAGAAAGCGCTTTCTGTTTCCAGAATCTCCCATCTGCTTTCGTTCGTTTCGCTTGTTTTTCTTTACCTTCTTTCGTTTCGCGGCTTCCTGGCGCTTTTGCCGCTTTTACTCTGCGGCTACCTCCTTTACCTTGAGCACAGAAGCTTCGGGCAGGTGGATTCCGCTTTTTTCAGAACCAACATCCTGATAGGTTTCGCGGTTTTGTTTTTCACCCTCGCGGGTATATACTTACCCTGA